The Raphanus sativus cultivar WK10039 chromosome 6, ASM80110v3, whole genome shotgun sequence sequence AAAGGACTGACAACAACAAAAGTGGAACACTTGAGCAATTCGCCATTTCTTTTCACTTGTACAAGTATTCATTTATTCAAGATCAAGAAACTCTCTAATCACTTTATATTGCGAAGAAGTAAGAGCACGACAATATAGTATGATCAATAAGTCAAGCTTTTAGAGCTTGTGCTGATGATAAATGACTTAAGCCTACAAGCTTCATTCTCCATATTCACATTCCCTCGTTTAGTTATCATCTCCATGTTCTTGTACAAACTCTGTTTCACTAgattcttcatcatcttcttacCTTCTTCCCCCGACCTCGGGCTCATCGGAGATCCCATCCCCGAACTCACACGACTCGTTTGTGGACCTGAATGAGGACCCATTCGTACATTTCTCTCGTCCTTGAACCACTGCAAAAGTTTCACTGCCCTCTTCTGAACCAGAGGGCTTCCAAGTAAGGTCACTTCAAGAAGAACCGGTACAATCCCTGCCTTAGCCATTTTCTCGCGCTGGCTCCAACTCTGATGAGCTAATACCATTAAGATATAAGCCGAGTATTCTTGGCATTTCGGTTTATCTTCCCATGTTAGAATCTCTATCAAACTTTTGGGCACAGTCAAGCATTCCTCCATTGCCTTTTTACCCATTTGAGTCACAACCAATTGCCCTAGACTTGCTAACGCCTTCTCGGCCAAGTCTTTTACCAACATTAGGCTTATTAGTGTCTGCACTGCCCCGTTTTTGACCAACGGTGCTATGTTTTCCAACACGATGCAGAGGTTGTTTATGGTGGCTAGACATATCTCTTTGCACTTCACGTCTGTTGAATCTGAGTTCATCGTGTCCATCAAGAACGATAGAATTAGTGATGAAGCTACCGGTAATTGTGTGTTTGTAAGAGACGACAATGATAGGAGAAGCTCCGCGAAGCCGTGTCTTGCTGACTGGTCGAGAACTTCGACATTTTTGGGTAGCTTTGAGCATATTCCGGTGTTTGCCATCAGCGCCTTGTTCCTGaagtaagagaaaaaaaagacatttttgtgaattttaaacGATATATTTCACACACATATTCTGATTCTTCCCTTTAAATTGTTAAGTAATCTAAACacaatttatacttttaaattgatTCATATAATTGAGTATCAGTTTCAAAAGAAGTATTACAATCACTTATGAAGCAAAAGAAGAGCCAGAGAATATGCTGATTTTTGTGCTTTTGACTCTTTTATAGGAACCATGCATTTGATATTTGCagataattatataaacttatacGTATGGCATCCTGTTGTATTTCATTACACTAGTTAGTTTAGTTAGACACGTATGTATATTAGCCAGAAGTCAGTGGAATATCTAACGTGAGTTCGACTTTTCTAAGATCTGATTGGTCAGAAATATTAATGGCTATTTGGAGATGTTCTAATGGCTGTCAACTAACGTGATTtgtttagaccaaaaaaaactaACGTGATTTGTGTCTCGACGACTCTTCCGAGTTCCGACGCACTCGGAATTAATAATattcttaattttcttttaatattgtGTTAAATTAACCTTCATTATTGGACTAGTAATGTCACATTTATtaaatgtttgtttgttaataAGATACAAATTGGAATACTGACCAGTATCCATAGTGGACTTTAGTGGATAGCCAACGATGCTTTCCAAACTCATCTATGTCTACGTTCTTTGTATTTCCATAAGTTTCATgtgtatgtatattatatatactaatataaaCACGAAAATCAGTTGCAAATAATTATCAACAAAAAGTCGTTTTTAGAATTAGACATGGTTTATATTATGCACAAGCGTAATTCAAATTAAGTTTTACATATCTATAAGTATGTGGTGATAATGTGACCTTTATGGAACACTTAATGCTAAATCATAGAGAAAGAAAAGCACGTGAGGGAAACGTCGTGCATACTTTAAGAGCCAAATAAAACGCCATGTGAGGGATCATTACTATTTTTGTTATGATCATAATTATTTATagcataaattttaaaattcgaaAGTTTAACAAAGATTAATATTGGTTGACAAAATGAAGACGACATTATAGCGAACAAAGAAAATTAGGCGGAACAGCACCTTCAGTCAAAAGAATTAATTTCGGTAAAAACTCACTCTTTTAGTCTTAGATGATTTTGTCAACCCATTACATATGTACTCGAAATTAGAATTTTCCATatcaaagatgaacaaaagagACAAAATGCTATATGTTTTGACTGAAGTTGTAAGTTGTAACTAGGCATGGCAAATTATCCGGAATCGAAAATCGAACGTACCAATCAATCTTAAACCGAAATAGATAccaccaaaatttaaatgagttcTACCTTGGAATATTTTAGGAAACCGCACAAAACCACACTACGGAACCGAAAACCCAAATGGTTACTTAAATATCCAAtagttatatttaattaagCCAAATAtcctttaaaataaaatattgtaattttgttaattgtattttcaaaattaagcAATTATTTTAGaacttaactattttcttttataataaggtttttggtttgatttcccggataatataaatatttttggatactTTGGATTGATTGGGTACAACAGTAACTAAAACCGATCTGGATACCGGACGAAAACTAaactaattttcaaaacaaacttttttagaaaaaaaagaatcactTGAAACTGAATAAAtagaaaaccaaaaaccaaaatggTCATGAATAGTTGTAACCATTAGAGTCTAGGCACTAACTATAAACAACTTCGAAAATTCATATATAGTCAAATACGTAAATCCAGTATTTCAAGTCACTAAAAAGCAACTTGGTTGAAAAAACTTGGTTGAAAAATCAAAGCataattttagtcaaaaaaaaaaaaatcaaagcatAACGCATAATCTATCTTTATATATGAAGATACAAGAGAATAATTTGATAATTACCAAACacagaaaaatccaaaatattgaTAATATTCTCTCTCTTGAGTTCACCTAAATTAACAATTACTAAAAGCCAAGTATCAACACTGTACAACACACGACAATGGCGATATCAAAGATGACATGCATCGACTTAT is a genomic window containing:
- the LOC108807459 gene encoding U-box domain-containing protein 6, with product MSSSRTQSSSSVWQLQYMKLRFFTRIRSLLKSKTSSRKRNHQSSPEISRAQHDSENVVAPPEITSKPPEDQNEEVVLQKTVKKLHFGSLEEKEKAAIEIEKLAREDKNTRKLMAELGVLQVLVSMVGSDIAGQQIAAVRALIQLSHGSNTNKALMANTGICSKLPKNVEVLDQSARHGFAELLLSLSSLTNTQLPVASSLILSFLMDTMNSDSTDVKCKEICLATINNLCIVLENIAPLVKNGAVQTLISLMLVKDLAEKALASLGQLVVTQMGKKAMEECLTVPKSLIEILTWEDKPKCQEYSAYILMVLAHQSWSQREKMAKAGIVPVLLEVTLLGSPLVQKRAVKLLQWFKDERNVRMGPHSGPQTSRVSSGMGSPMSPRSGEEGKKMMKNLVKQSLYKNMEMITKRGNVNMENEACRLKSFIISTSSKSLTY